One Odontesthes bonariensis isolate fOdoBon6 chromosome 17, fOdoBon6.hap1, whole genome shotgun sequence genomic window carries:
- the acyp1 gene encoding acylphosphatase-1 yields MSSEDLISMDYEIFGRVQGVFFRKYTQAEGKKLGLVGWVQNTGAGTVMGQLQGSRGKVKEMQEWLRSTGSPKSHITKAEFKNEKTIDSLEHSSFNVVK; encoded by the exons ATGTCCAGTGAAGACCTGATTTCTATGGATTATGAAATTTTTGGCAGAGTGCAAGGTGTATTCTTTCGGAAATACACTCAA GCTGAAGGGAAGAAACTTGGCCTAGTTGGGTGGGTCCAAAACACAGGAGCTGGAACTGTTATGGGGCAGCTACAAGGTTCACGCGGCAAGGTGAAAGAGATGCAAGAGTGGCTGAGATCTACAGGGAGTCCCAAGTCACACATAACCAAGGCAGAGTTCAAGAACGAGAAAACAATCGACAGCCTTGAACACTCATCTTTCAACGTAGTAAAATGA
- the mlh3 gene encoding DNA mismatch repair protein Mlh3 isoform X1, whose protein sequence is MIKCLPTEVQGRLRSGVAIPSLQQCVEELILNSIDAGATCVGVRMDMEAFKVQVIDNGAGMSVEDMDCVGNRYHTSKCSSIKDLENLRWYGFRGEALASIVSLATLVEISSRTKSSVKTHVKLFKGGKGLDVFEAETSRPSAGTTVIICNFFHNMPVRRKRLDAVLEGERIRHRLEAVSLMHPSVSFTLKNDCTGAMMVQLSKARNTYHRFVQIHTLARAEKLGEISYTHRQFEVIGYLGKEGHYNNSFQFLYVNDRLLLKTRLHKLLNVLLRRLSSSNQKNDSPDGQSAIRSPKHKRNQELYGVYIINIKCSYSEYDICLEPAKTLIEFKDWDGILLCVEEAVKAFLRRENLVSVFSQDDLDGVSSKVFGTDRTDQEEASDKAGQTAIATSTPDCSFALKLSSEFVHRKNADPSLESGLVESNAGETEQLKEREISGDKWEEIQQCDAEPASPDITDEEEPTFGEGVNVLHTPNGQEDEPLKEQEKQSNCATSVSNVNSQHSILQPVQSDLRSNEKIAQCTDKHGQTLVSNRKISVPDPYIHESLQIQDLSQHSRPVVQVQNLAIKCEEKSFVSKRKISLEVDRDRSSQRQCGGFASVIPSKIPRVVSCQKLSAFSEPGSLDKFRRTFVKSDGMKLPDPHLQDKARLPQGDSFTLNPRSVSVRQYDPHEEEDAESQKEEETQSSVQSSTTLSAVKAQNRGKKSLAAKLNQLKQNRTEDPEVLLHTSRNTSEDKFCLSSGGDGAQASNNNQNPQDSALHVDSVSGCRTNPQLAGEEEDLTSSDWLPHYDTSVGKTVYVNRMTGLSRYENPALEETHVRCTSDVTNMAVSVTSKMGMEYRCYPFQVDLVFPFLPKSRPERVISSGIDCRDDAGESSNSLSSLYSKWNNPVFVRPPMVGVDISSGQADGLAVKIHNILFPYRFSKAMIHSMKVIHQVDKKFLACLINTEDEEHAAGNLLVLVDQHAAHERVRLENLVADSYEDDPDAPGERRLCSSLILPPLEISVTEEELRLLRSCQPHLRSLGLEVTFSQAAAPQVFVGKVPVCFMEKESNELRRGRPSVIKPIVEEYLREQIELLRSTGRVRGTLPLSVLKVLASLACHGAIKFNDPLSRDECCSLVASLSSCQLPFQCAHGRPSIAPLVDILHLDKDQKDFQKPNLQKLRRMHKAWELYGNG, encoded by the exons atGATTAAATGTTTGCCCACAGAGGTTCAGGGGAGACTTCGCTCTGGGGTTGCCATCCCGTCCTTACAACAGTGTGTTGAGGAGCTCATCCTAAACAGTATCGATGCCGGGGCGACGTGTGTGGGAGTCAGGATGGACATGGAGGCTTTTAAAGTTCAAGTAATCGATAACGGCGCTGGGATGAGCGTTGAAGATATGGACTGTGTGGGAAACAGATACCACACGAGCAAATGCAGCTCTATTAAAGACCTGGAAAACCTCAGATGGTATGGTTTCAGAGGTGAAGCCTTGGCAAGTATAGTTTCTTTAGCCACGCTTGTTGAAATTTCATCCCGGACCAAATCGTCAGTGAAAACCCATGTCAAATTGTTCAAGGGTGGCAAGGGCTTGGATGTCTTTGAAGCAGAGACTTCTCGACCATCTGCAGGGACAACTGTCATCATTTGTAACTTCTTCCATAACATGCCAGTCCGGAGGAAGAGGCTGGATGCTGTCCTGGAGGGTGAGAGGATCAGACACAGACTGGAGGCTGTGTCCCTGATGCACCCCTCAGTGTCCTTCACCCTGAAGAATGACTGCACAGGAGCCATGATGGTCCAGCTTTCCAAAGCCAGGAACACTTATCACAGGTTTGTTCAGATACACACTCTTGCACGAGCAGAGAAGCTGGGAGAAATCAGCTACACACACAGGCAATTTGAGGTGATCGGCTACCTCGGCAAAGAGGGCCACTACAATAACAGCTTCCAGTTTTTGTATGTCAAcgacagactgctgctgaaaacaCGGCTCCACAAGCTGCTGAATGTTCTCCTGCGCAGATTGAGCAGTTCAAACCAGAAAAACGACAGTCCAGACGGGCAGTCTGCCATCAGGAGTCCAAAGCACAAACGAAATCAGGAGCTCTATGGAGTATACATCATCAATATAAAATGCTCTTACTCAGAATATGACATTTGTCTTGAACCTGCCAAAACCTTGATAGAGTTCAAAGATTGGGATGGAATTTTGCTGTGTGTAGAAGAAGCAGTGAAAGCTTTTCTGAGGAGGGAGAACTTGGTGTCCGTGTTTTCTCAAGATGACTTGGATGGTGTATCTTCCAAAGTGTTTGGTACTGACAGAACAGATCAAGAAGAGGCCAGTGACAAAGCTGGCCAAACAGCTATTGCTACTTCTACACCGGACTGCAGCTTTGCACTAAAACTGTCGTCTGAATTTGTTCATCGTAAGAACGCAGATCCCAGCTTAGAGTCTGGTTTGGTGGAGAGCAACGCTGGCGAGACTGAACAACTAAAAGAGAGGGAGATCTCTGGAGATAAGTGGGAAGAGATACAACAGTGTGATGCTGAGCCTGCATCTCCTGATATAACTGATGAAGAGGAGCCAACATTCGGTGAAGGCGTGAACGTTTTGCACACGCCGAACGGACAAGAGGATGAACCTTTAAAAGAACAAGAGAAACAATCAAACTGTGCTACTTCAGTCAGTAATGTGAATTCACAGCACAGCATCCTCCAACCGGTCCAATCTGACTTACGCTCTAATGAGAAAATAGCCCAATGTACAGACAAGCACGGGCAGACTTTAGTAAGCAACAGAAAGATCAGTGTGCCTGATCCCTACATTCATGAAAGTCTGCAAATTCAAGACCTGTCCCAGCACAGCAGGCCAGTAGTTCAAGTCCAAAATCTGGCAATAAAATGTGAGGAAAAATCCTTTGTGTCAAAACGTAAAATCTCTCTGGAAGTAGACCGAGACAGATCCTCCCAGAGACAGTGTGGAGGCTTTGCTTCGGTCATCCCCTCAAAGATTCCCAGGGTAGTTTCTTGTCAGAAATTGTCAGCATTTAGTGAGCCGGGATCTCTTGATAAGTTTAGAAGAACATTTGTTAAATCTGATGGAATGAAATTACCAGATCCTCATTTACAGGACAAAGCCAGACTTCCTCAGGGAGACAGCTTTACTTTGAATCCCAGGAGTGTATCTGTGCGCCAGTACGATCCACATGAGGAGGAGGACGCAGAGTCACAAAAAGAAGAGGAGACACAGAGTAGCGTCCAAAGCTCTACAACACTCTCAGCTGTCAAAGCTCAAAATAGAGGTAAAAAATCCTTGGCAGCTAAACTTAACCagttaaaacaaaacaggacAGAGGATCCAGAGGTCCTACTGCACACATCCAGGAATACCTCAGAGGACAAATTCTGTCTCAGCAGTGGTGGTGATGGTGCCCAAGCAAGCAACAACAATCAGAATCCCCAGGACTCTGCACTGCATGTTGACTCAGTCTCTGGTTGCCGTACTAATCCTCAGCtggcaggagaggaggaggatttAACATCAAGCGACTGGCTTCCTCACTACGACACGTCTGTTGGAAAGACTGTTTATGTCAACAGAATGACTGGGCTCAGCAGATATGAGAACCCAGCTCTGGAGGAAACACATGTGCGCTGCACATCTGACGTCACCAACATGGCAGTTAGTGTCACCTCCAAGATGG GGATGGAGTACAGGTGTTACCCATTTCAGGTGGATCTAGTGTTCCCTTTCCTGCCTAAATCCAGGCCAGAAAGGGTGATTAGCTCAGGGATTGATTGTAGAG ATGATGCCGGTGAGAGCTCCAATTCACTTTCTTCATTGTACTCTAAATGGAATAATCCCGTATTTGTCCGCCCTCCTATG GTTGGTGTGGATATTTCCAGTGGACAAGCTGATGGACTGGCTGTTAAGATCCATAACATCCTCTTTCCCTACCGCTTTTCTAAGGCCATGATTCACTCGATGAAA GTCATTCATCAAGTGGACAAAAAGTTTCTTGCATGCCTTATCAACACAGAAGATGAAGAGCACGCGGCAG GAAACCTACTAGTGCTGGTGGATCAACATGCTGCACACGAGAGAGTTCGACTTGAAAATTTAGTTGCAG ATTCATATGAGGATGACCCAGATGCCCCTGGGGAGAGACGTCTGTGCTCATCATTGATTTTGCCTCCTCTGGAGATCAGTGTAACGGAGGAGGAGCTGAGGCTGCTTAG GTCTTGTCAGCCACATTTGAGGAGTTTGGGCCTTGAAGTTACTTTCTCACAGGCAGCAGCTCCGCAGGTGTTCGTAGGAAAGGTACCAGTGTGCTTCATGGAAAAAGAGAGCAATGAGCTGAGACGGGGGAGACCATCTGTTATCAAGCCTATTGTTGAG GAGTACCTTCGAGAACAGATTGAG TTACTTCGCTCTACAGGCAGAGTGAGAGGAACTTTGCCTCTCAGTGTTCTGAAAGTCCTGGCATCGCTAGCGTGCCACG GTGCCATCAAATTCAACGACCCCCTAAGCAGAGATGAATGCTGTAGCCTGGTTGCGTCCCTGTCCTCCTGCCAGCTGCCCTTCCAGTGTGCCCATGGCCGTCCCTCCATTGCTCCGCTTGTAGACATCCTTCATTTGGACAAAGACCAGAAG GATTTCCAGAAACCCAACCTGCAAAAGCTGAGAAGAATGCATAAAGCATGGGAGCTGTATGGAAATGGATAA
- the mlh3 gene encoding DNA mismatch repair protein Mlh3 isoform X2, giving the protein MIKCLPTEVQGRLRSGVAIPSLQQCVEELILNSIDAGATCVGVRMDMEAFKVQVIDNGAGMSVEDMDCVGNRYHTSKCSSIKDLENLRWYGFRGEALASIVSLATLVEISSRTKSSVKTHVKLFKGGKGLDVFEAETSRPSAGTTVIICNFFHNMPVRRKRLDAVLEGERIRHRLEAVSLMHPSVSFTLKNDCTGAMMVQLSKARNTYHRFVQIHTLARAEKLGEISYTHRQFEVIGYLGKEGHYNNSFQFLYVNDRLLLKTRLHKLLNVLLRRLSSSNQKNDSPDGQSAIRSPKHKRNQELYGVYIINIKCSYSEYDICLEPAKTLIEFKDWDGILLCVEEAVKAFLRRENLVSVFSQDDLDGVSSKVFGTDRTDQEEASDKAGQTAIATSTPDCSFALKLSSEFVHRKNADPSLESGLVESNAGETEQLKEREISGDKWEEIQQCDAEPASPDITDEEEPTFGEGVNVLHTPNGQEDEPLKEQEKQSNCATSVSNVNSQHSILQPVQSDLRSNEKIAQCTDKHGQTLVSNRKISVPDPYIHESLQIQDLSQHSRPVVQVQNLAIKCEEKSFVSKRKISLEVDRDRSSQRQCGGFASVIPSKIPRVVSCQKLSAFSEPGSLDKFRRTFVKSDGMKLPDPHLQDKARLPQGDSFTLNPRSVSVRQYDPHEEEDAESQKEEETQSSVQSSTTLSAVKAQNRGKKSLAAKLNQLKQNRTEDPEVLLHTSRNTSEDKFCLSSGGDGAQASNNNQNPQDSALHVDSVSGCRTNPQLAGEEEDLTSSDWLPHYDTSVGKTVYVNRMTGLSRYENPALEETHVRCTSDVTNMAVSVTSKMDDAGESSNSLSSLYSKWNNPVFVRPPMVGVDISSGQADGLAVKIHNILFPYRFSKAMIHSMKVIHQVDKKFLACLINTEDEEHAAGNLLVLVDQHAAHERVRLENLVADSYEDDPDAPGERRLCSSLILPPLEISVTEEELRLLRSCQPHLRSLGLEVTFSQAAAPQVFVGKVPVCFMEKESNELRRGRPSVIKPIVEEYLREQIELLRSTGRVRGTLPLSVLKVLASLACHGAIKFNDPLSRDECCSLVASLSSCQLPFQCAHGRPSIAPLVDILHLDKDQKDFQKPNLQKLRRMHKAWELYGNG; this is encoded by the exons atGATTAAATGTTTGCCCACAGAGGTTCAGGGGAGACTTCGCTCTGGGGTTGCCATCCCGTCCTTACAACAGTGTGTTGAGGAGCTCATCCTAAACAGTATCGATGCCGGGGCGACGTGTGTGGGAGTCAGGATGGACATGGAGGCTTTTAAAGTTCAAGTAATCGATAACGGCGCTGGGATGAGCGTTGAAGATATGGACTGTGTGGGAAACAGATACCACACGAGCAAATGCAGCTCTATTAAAGACCTGGAAAACCTCAGATGGTATGGTTTCAGAGGTGAAGCCTTGGCAAGTATAGTTTCTTTAGCCACGCTTGTTGAAATTTCATCCCGGACCAAATCGTCAGTGAAAACCCATGTCAAATTGTTCAAGGGTGGCAAGGGCTTGGATGTCTTTGAAGCAGAGACTTCTCGACCATCTGCAGGGACAACTGTCATCATTTGTAACTTCTTCCATAACATGCCAGTCCGGAGGAAGAGGCTGGATGCTGTCCTGGAGGGTGAGAGGATCAGACACAGACTGGAGGCTGTGTCCCTGATGCACCCCTCAGTGTCCTTCACCCTGAAGAATGACTGCACAGGAGCCATGATGGTCCAGCTTTCCAAAGCCAGGAACACTTATCACAGGTTTGTTCAGATACACACTCTTGCACGAGCAGAGAAGCTGGGAGAAATCAGCTACACACACAGGCAATTTGAGGTGATCGGCTACCTCGGCAAAGAGGGCCACTACAATAACAGCTTCCAGTTTTTGTATGTCAAcgacagactgctgctgaaaacaCGGCTCCACAAGCTGCTGAATGTTCTCCTGCGCAGATTGAGCAGTTCAAACCAGAAAAACGACAGTCCAGACGGGCAGTCTGCCATCAGGAGTCCAAAGCACAAACGAAATCAGGAGCTCTATGGAGTATACATCATCAATATAAAATGCTCTTACTCAGAATATGACATTTGTCTTGAACCTGCCAAAACCTTGATAGAGTTCAAAGATTGGGATGGAATTTTGCTGTGTGTAGAAGAAGCAGTGAAAGCTTTTCTGAGGAGGGAGAACTTGGTGTCCGTGTTTTCTCAAGATGACTTGGATGGTGTATCTTCCAAAGTGTTTGGTACTGACAGAACAGATCAAGAAGAGGCCAGTGACAAAGCTGGCCAAACAGCTATTGCTACTTCTACACCGGACTGCAGCTTTGCACTAAAACTGTCGTCTGAATTTGTTCATCGTAAGAACGCAGATCCCAGCTTAGAGTCTGGTTTGGTGGAGAGCAACGCTGGCGAGACTGAACAACTAAAAGAGAGGGAGATCTCTGGAGATAAGTGGGAAGAGATACAACAGTGTGATGCTGAGCCTGCATCTCCTGATATAACTGATGAAGAGGAGCCAACATTCGGTGAAGGCGTGAACGTTTTGCACACGCCGAACGGACAAGAGGATGAACCTTTAAAAGAACAAGAGAAACAATCAAACTGTGCTACTTCAGTCAGTAATGTGAATTCACAGCACAGCATCCTCCAACCGGTCCAATCTGACTTACGCTCTAATGAGAAAATAGCCCAATGTACAGACAAGCACGGGCAGACTTTAGTAAGCAACAGAAAGATCAGTGTGCCTGATCCCTACATTCATGAAAGTCTGCAAATTCAAGACCTGTCCCAGCACAGCAGGCCAGTAGTTCAAGTCCAAAATCTGGCAATAAAATGTGAGGAAAAATCCTTTGTGTCAAAACGTAAAATCTCTCTGGAAGTAGACCGAGACAGATCCTCCCAGAGACAGTGTGGAGGCTTTGCTTCGGTCATCCCCTCAAAGATTCCCAGGGTAGTTTCTTGTCAGAAATTGTCAGCATTTAGTGAGCCGGGATCTCTTGATAAGTTTAGAAGAACATTTGTTAAATCTGATGGAATGAAATTACCAGATCCTCATTTACAGGACAAAGCCAGACTTCCTCAGGGAGACAGCTTTACTTTGAATCCCAGGAGTGTATCTGTGCGCCAGTACGATCCACATGAGGAGGAGGACGCAGAGTCACAAAAAGAAGAGGAGACACAGAGTAGCGTCCAAAGCTCTACAACACTCTCAGCTGTCAAAGCTCAAAATAGAGGTAAAAAATCCTTGGCAGCTAAACTTAACCagttaaaacaaaacaggacAGAGGATCCAGAGGTCCTACTGCACACATCCAGGAATACCTCAGAGGACAAATTCTGTCTCAGCAGTGGTGGTGATGGTGCCCAAGCAAGCAACAACAATCAGAATCCCCAGGACTCTGCACTGCATGTTGACTCAGTCTCTGGTTGCCGTACTAATCCTCAGCtggcaggagaggaggaggatttAACATCAAGCGACTGGCTTCCTCACTACGACACGTCTGTTGGAAAGACTGTTTATGTCAACAGAATGACTGGGCTCAGCAGATATGAGAACCCAGCTCTGGAGGAAACACATGTGCGCTGCACATCTGACGTCACCAACATGGCAGTTAGTGTCACCTCCAAGATGG ATGATGCCGGTGAGAGCTCCAATTCACTTTCTTCATTGTACTCTAAATGGAATAATCCCGTATTTGTCCGCCCTCCTATG GTTGGTGTGGATATTTCCAGTGGACAAGCTGATGGACTGGCTGTTAAGATCCATAACATCCTCTTTCCCTACCGCTTTTCTAAGGCCATGATTCACTCGATGAAA GTCATTCATCAAGTGGACAAAAAGTTTCTTGCATGCCTTATCAACACAGAAGATGAAGAGCACGCGGCAG GAAACCTACTAGTGCTGGTGGATCAACATGCTGCACACGAGAGAGTTCGACTTGAAAATTTAGTTGCAG ATTCATATGAGGATGACCCAGATGCCCCTGGGGAGAGACGTCTGTGCTCATCATTGATTTTGCCTCCTCTGGAGATCAGTGTAACGGAGGAGGAGCTGAGGCTGCTTAG GTCTTGTCAGCCACATTTGAGGAGTTTGGGCCTTGAAGTTACTTTCTCACAGGCAGCAGCTCCGCAGGTGTTCGTAGGAAAGGTACCAGTGTGCTTCATGGAAAAAGAGAGCAATGAGCTGAGACGGGGGAGACCATCTGTTATCAAGCCTATTGTTGAG GAGTACCTTCGAGAACAGATTGAG TTACTTCGCTCTACAGGCAGAGTGAGAGGAACTTTGCCTCTCAGTGTTCTGAAAGTCCTGGCATCGCTAGCGTGCCACG GTGCCATCAAATTCAACGACCCCCTAAGCAGAGATGAATGCTGTAGCCTGGTTGCGTCCCTGTCCTCCTGCCAGCTGCCCTTCCAGTGTGCCCATGGCCGTCCCTCCATTGCTCCGCTTGTAGACATCCTTCATTTGGACAAAGACCAGAAG GATTTCCAGAAACCCAACCTGCAAAAGCTGAGAAGAATGCATAAAGCATGGGAGCTGTATGGAAATGGATAA
- the LOC142366541 gene encoding protein c-Fos-like: MYHNSLTPDMDSVSPTLRTESPVGTLCQKTPEEASSPASSSESNTKEVSQDMSAQDTPFVPTVTAISSTPDFQWMVQPTIITSVSSSLGSSKQANEPQSSQQATPKAGGNKGKNAVRKGKTEQLSPEEEEKKRLRRERNKMAAAKCRNRRRELTDTLQTETDKLEEEKSALETEIANLLKEKERLEFILATHKPVCQMSEELESIFQASTGSPELPPSPDEDRLPEDGIQEAPSLQDMDIPSDPSTAISGNSNILLCASAEINICDLEPSLDIKEGLLDNGLPDLEEKTPMETARSVPDIDLSSSLGVSDWETLYKSVSSDLEPLSTPVVTSTPTCSSYLSVFTFACPELDSLTEGLDTLKGGGNKAESVDILNSPTLLAL, encoded by the exons ATGTATCATAACAGCCTGACGCCTGATATGGATTCAGTCTCTCCCACCTTGCGGACAGAGTCTCCTGTCGGGACACTCTGCCAGAAGACGCCAGAAGAGGCGAgctctccagcttcctcctcAGAGAGCAATACGAAG GAGGTCTCCCAAGACATGAGCGCTCAGGACACTCCGTttgttccaacagtaacagcaatATCCTCCACCCCAGATTTCCAGTGGATGGTCCAGCCTACGATTATTACATCTGTCTCCTCGTCTCTGGGTAGCAGCAAGCAAGCCAATGAACCGCAAAGCTCTCAGCAGGCAACACCCAAAGCAGGCGGGAATAAGGGAAAAAATGCTGTCAGAAAGGGGAAAACAGAGCAG CTGTctccagaggaggaggagaaaaagcgGTTAAGAAGGGAGAGAAATAAAATGGCCGCAGCTAAGTGCCGCAACAGGCGGAGGGAACTCACAGATACACTGCAAACT GAGACAGACaagctggaggaggagaagtCAGCCCTGGAGACGGAAATAGCCAACCTCCTCAAAGAGAAAGAACGGCTTGAATTTATCCTCGCCACACATAAGCCAGTGTGCCAGATGTCAGAAGAGCTTGAGTCTATTTTCCAGGCGTCCACGGGGTCCCCAGAGCTACCGCCCAGTCCAGATGAGGACAGACTTCCAGAGGATGGTATCCAGGAAGCTCCTTCACTCCAGGACATGGACATCCCCAGTGATCCGTCCACAGCCATCTCTGGGAACTCCAACATCTTACTGTGTGCCAGTGCTGAAATAAACATCTGCGACCTCGAGCCCTCTCTGGACATTAAGGAGGGCCTACTGGACAATGGGTTGCCCGACTTGGAGGAGAAAACCCCCATGGAGACGGCTCGGTCCGTGCCAGACATAGATTTGAGCAGCTCCCTCGGGGTTTCGGACTGGGAGACGCTGTACAAGTCTGTCTCCAGCGACCTGGAGCCTCTCAGCACTCCCGTGGTGACCTCCACCCCCACCTGCAGCAGCTACCTGTCTGTGTTCACGTTTGCGTGTCCTGAGCTGGACTCTCTCACAGAGGGACTAGACACCCTTAAGGGTGGAGGAAACAAGGCGGAATCTGTTGATATCCTTAACTCTCCGACCCTTCTAGCCTTATAA
- the LOC142366517 gene encoding jun dimerization protein 2-like, translating into MQRFPLFKIYSRPSADQKKGHLLHLGSKSAVVKTESDAMPGQIPDPSVTAGSLPSLGPLAGISATTLTDKLKFGDLQEFGTMLSPLHFLDSLGKRPLVIKTERDEEEDRRKRRREKNKVAAARCRNKKKERTDYLQKESERLEMLNSDLKAQIEELKLERQQLIVMLNRHRPTCIVRTDSVKTPESEVNPLLQQLEAK; encoded by the exons ATGCAACGATTTCCACTTTTTAAAATCTACTCTCGACCCTCGGCTGACCAGAAGAAAGGACATCTGTTGCACCTGGGATCGAAGTCAG CTGTGGTGAAGACCGAGTCTGACGCGATGCCAGGACAAATCCCAGATCCCTCTGTGACAGCAGGCTCCCTGCCCAGCTTGGGCCCGCTGGCTGGGATCTCAGCCACCACGCTGACTGACAAGCTCAAATTTGGCGACCTCCAGGAGTTTGGGACAATGCTGTCACCCCTGCACTTCCTGGACAGTCTGGGGAAGAGGCCTCTAGTCATCAAAACGGAG AGAGACGAAGAGGAAGACCGACGGAAACGAAGgcgagagaaaaacaaagtggcTGCAGCTCGATGTCggaacaaaaagaaagagaggacAGACTATCTACAAAAG GAGTCAGAAAGACTTGAGATGCTAAACTCCGACCTCAAAGCCCAGATTGAGGAGCTGAAGCTCGAGCGACAGCAGCTGATCGTCATGCTTAACCGCCATCGGCCCACCTGTATTGTGAGAACAGACAGTGTCAAAACCCCAGAGAGTGAGGTAAACcccctgctgcagcagctggaggctAAGTGA